The following proteins are encoded in a genomic region of uncultured Vibrio sp.:
- a CDS encoding DUF484 family protein yields the protein MLVEEKGNVLSQEEADTLTAEVVAEYLKDHPDFLVQRPELVDRLSFPHVDLGAVSLVHIQMNRQRQRIEELEEEITTLMSLAANNDRTFYEFMDLQGQILKCGDFKQVIHAIEQKAHDLGLRAYVRLFSQCDASVQLSKENYQRFATTHLNGKGAYLGRLRKVDREALFGNLEMPEMGSYVVLPLVKKQMLGVLAFSSQDGGHFQPDMDTLFLRHLSLVVAHLAQTLVWQRYDDDNSKHSSAK from the coding sequence GTGCTAGTGGAAGAGAAAGGAAACGTTTTGTCTCAAGAGGAAGCGGATACGTTGACGGCTGAAGTCGTCGCTGAGTACCTCAAAGATCACCCTGATTTTTTGGTTCAGCGTCCAGAGCTGGTAGACCGTTTATCATTTCCACATGTGGATTTGGGGGCGGTATCATTGGTTCATATTCAGATGAATCGCCAACGTCAACGCATTGAAGAGCTTGAAGAAGAGATCACGACACTGATGTCCCTGGCTGCCAATAATGACCGTACTTTCTACGAGTTCATGGATTTGCAGGGGCAGATTCTTAAGTGTGGTGACTTCAAGCAGGTAATTCATGCCATTGAGCAGAAAGCGCATGACCTGGGCCTGCGAGCGTATGTTCGCCTGTTCAGTCAATGCGATGCGTCTGTGCAATTGAGCAAGGAAAACTACCAGCGTTTTGCTACTACGCATCTCAATGGTAAAGGTGCCTACTTAGGTCGCTTACGCAAAGTCGATCGTGAAGCCTTGTTTGGCAATCTGGAGATGCCAGAAATGGGATCTTACGTGGTATTGCCGTTGGTCAAGAAACAGATGCTTGGTGTCCTGGCATTTTCCAGTCAGGATGGCGGGCATTTCCAACCAGATATGGATACCTTGTTTTTACGTCATCTATCCTTAGTAGTGGCACATCTTGCTCAAACATTGGTATGGCAACGTTACGATGATGACAACTCCAAACACTCCTCTGCCAAATAG
- the rhtB gene encoding homoserine/homoserine lactone efflux protein, which translates to MDTHVWFAYLVTAIVFSLAPGSGTVNSISNGLSYGTRKSLSAIVGLQIGLAIHIAMVGAGIGALVAQSAMAFTVIKWVGAAYLVWLGFQKWRDTSGLVAAENQKEMSATSLMYKAILINLTNPKSIVFLVALFPQFIDPAKDQLTQLLVLGVTTVAVDSCVMLGYTSLASKMGRFIRSDKIMANINKVFGSMFMGCGALLAAAKS; encoded by the coding sequence ATGGATACCCACGTTTGGTTCGCCTATTTGGTAACAGCGATCGTTTTTAGTCTTGCTCCGGGTTCTGGTACGGTAAACTCCATCAGTAATGGTCTGAGTTACGGTACGCGCAAGTCTCTCAGTGCGATCGTGGGCTTGCAAATTGGCTTGGCCATTCACATCGCGATGGTGGGGGCTGGTATTGGTGCGCTGGTGGCTCAATCTGCGATGGCGTTTACCGTTATTAAATGGGTTGGTGCGGCTTATCTTGTCTGGCTTGGCTTCCAGAAATGGCGCGATACTTCTGGTTTGGTGGCAGCTGAAAACCAAAAAGAGATGTCTGCCACGTCATTGATGTACAAAGCTATCCTCATTAACCTGACAAACCCAAAATCGATTGTTTTTCTCGTGGCGTTGTTTCCACAGTTTATTGACCCGGCCAAAGACCAGCTAACTCAGTTATTGGTGTTAGGTGTGACGACTGTCGCGGTGGATTCTTGTGTGATGCTTGGTTACACCTCACTGGCATCCAAGATGGGTCGTTTTATTCGCTCAGATAAAATTATGGCAAACATAAATAAAGTCTTTGGTTCCATGTTTATGGGATGTGGTGCACTATTAGCGGCGGCAAAATCATAA
- a CDS encoding Cof-type HAD-IIB family hydrolase has translation MSTSLPCKEITKIVASDLDGTLLAPNHQLSAYSKMTLRTLHEMGYTFVFATGRHHVDVAGIRSQVGIPAYMITSNGARVHDQNDKLMYSENVPQELVQGVIDTIKHDHEILIHMYQNDDWLLNKDDETLREFHEEFTYKLFDENQAPTDGIAKIFFTHADKDHERLVTFETKLRDQFGDKLNIAFSTPWCLEVMNGEVSKGHALQAIAESLDLELENCLAFGDGMNDVEMLSMAGKGLIMGTAHEKVMQALPTNEVIGSNAEDAVARYLQKHLLQDEQ, from the coding sequence ATGAGCACATCGCTACCTTGCAAAGAGATCACTAAAATCGTTGCCTCAGATCTGGATGGCACCTTACTTGCGCCCAATCATCAGCTCAGCGCTTACTCAAAAATGACGCTGAGAACGCTACATGAAATGGGCTACACCTTTGTCTTTGCTACAGGTCGTCACCACGTAGACGTCGCTGGTATTCGCTCTCAGGTGGGGATTCCGGCTTACATGATCACCTCGAATGGTGCGCGCGTACATGATCAAAACGATAAACTGATGTACAGCGAAAACGTACCGCAAGAACTTGTCCAAGGCGTGATCGATACGATCAAACACGATCATGAAATACTTATCCACATGTATCAGAATGACGACTGGTTACTCAACAAAGATGATGAAACGCTACGCGAATTCCATGAAGAGTTTACTTACAAACTGTTCGATGAAAATCAGGCACCCACTGATGGTATCGCGAAAATCTTCTTTACCCATGCAGATAAAGATCATGAACGTCTGGTCACGTTCGAAACGAAGTTACGTGACCAATTTGGGGATAAATTAAATATTGCCTTCTCAACACCTTGGTGCCTGGAAGTCATGAACGGAGAAGTATCTAAAGGCCACGCGTTGCAAGCCATCGCAGAATCACTCGATCTAGAACTAGAAAACTGCCTTGCATTCGGTGACGGCATGAATGACGTAGAAATGCTGTCAATGGCGGGTAAAGGTCTGATTATGGGTACTGCGCACGAAAAAGTGATGCAAGCGCTACCGACCAATGAAGTGATTGGCAGTAACGCCGAAGATGCGGTTGCACGCTACCTACAAAAGCATTTGCTGCAAGACGAGCAATAA
- the lysA gene encoding diaminopimelate decarboxylase produces MDYFNYQDDGQLWAEDVSLQALAEQYGTPLYVYSRATLERHWKAFDSAVGQHPHLVCYAVKANSNLGVLNALARLGSGFDIVSGGELERVIAAGGDAKKVVFSGVGKTPAEMKRALELGIKCFNVESEPELERLNKVAGELGVIAPISLRINPDVDAKTHPYISTGLRDNKFGIAFDRAPEVYKFAQSLPNLNVQGIDCHIGSQLTDIEPFIDATDRLLALIDDLKAQGIDIRHLDVGGGLGVVYRDELPPQPSDYAKALLGRLTNHQDLELIFEPGRAIAANAGILLTRVEFLKHTEHKNFAIIDAAMNDLMRPALYQAWQDIVPVSPRDGEAQTYDLVGPICETGDFLGKDRALVLQEGDLLAVRSAGAYGFVMSSNYNTRTRAAEVMVDGKQSHLVRQREELTSLWQLEQILPE; encoded by the coding sequence TTGGATTACTTCAACTATCAGGATGATGGCCAGCTTTGGGCCGAAGACGTCTCACTTCAAGCTCTGGCCGAGCAATATGGCACTCCTCTTTATGTATACTCTCGAGCCACGCTAGAGCGCCACTGGAAGGCGTTTGATAGTGCAGTGGGTCAACATCCCCATCTGGTTTGTTATGCCGTAAAAGCAAACTCAAACTTAGGCGTATTGAATGCACTGGCTCGTTTGGGTTCAGGCTTTGACATCGTATCCGGTGGTGAATTGGAACGCGTGATTGCCGCAGGTGGTGACGCGAAGAAAGTCGTATTTTCTGGTGTAGGTAAAACGCCTGCAGAAATGAAACGCGCACTAGAGCTTGGTATTAAATGTTTTAACGTTGAATCTGAGCCTGAGCTTGAGCGTTTGAACAAAGTGGCGGGTGAGCTTGGTGTGATTGCTCCAATCTCGTTACGTATCAACCCGGATGTCGATGCGAAAACACACCCTTATATTTCGACTGGTCTTCGCGACAACAAATTTGGTATTGCGTTTGATCGTGCACCTGAAGTGTACAAGTTCGCTCAAAGCTTGCCGAACCTAAACGTACAGGGTATCGACTGCCATATTGGTTCTCAGTTAACGGATATTGAACCTTTTATCGATGCGACTGATCGCTTGCTTGCTCTGATTGATGATCTCAAAGCGCAAGGCATCGACATTCGTCACCTCGATGTGGGTGGTGGTCTTGGCGTGGTGTATCGTGATGAACTGCCTCCTCAGCCATCTGATTATGCGAAAGCACTGTTGGGTCGTCTGACTAACCATCAAGATCTGGAGCTGATTTTTGAGCCTGGTCGTGCGATTGCAGCGAATGCTGGCATCTTGCTGACTCGCGTTGAGTTCTTAAAACACACTGAACATAAAAACTTTGCCATTATTGATGCAGCAATGAATGACCTGATGCGTCCTGCTCTTTATCAAGCATGGCAAGATATCGTGCCAGTTTCGCCACGCGATGGTGAAGCACAGACTTACGACTTGGTTGGACCAATTTGTGAAACCGGTGATTTCCTGGGTAAAGATCGCGCATTGGTTTTACAAGAAGGTGATCTACTCGCGGTTCGCTCTGCTGGCGCCTATGGTTTTGTTATGTCTTCGAATTACAATACTCGTACCCGAGCGGCGGAAGTGATGGTGGACGGTAAGCAAAGCCATCTTGTTCGTCAGCGTGAGGAGCTGACAAGTTTGTGGCAGCTGGAACAGATTCTACCGGAGTAA
- the cyaY gene encoding iron donor protein CyaY, with amino-acid sequence MNDTEFHQLVDEQMQIIEESIDDSGADIDYEVSGNVMTLEFEDRSQIIINRQEPMHEIWLASKSGGFHFKLIEDKWTCSKTGMELFEMVKQECEKHAGEAIDWA; translated from the coding sequence ATGAACGATACTGAATTTCATCAACTGGTGGATGAACAGATGCAAATCATTGAAGAATCCATCGATGATTCAGGTGCAGACATTGATTACGAAGTGTCTGGTAACGTAATGACATTAGAATTTGAAGACCGCAGCCAGATCATCATCAACCGCCAGGAACCGATGCATGAAATTTGGCTGGCGTCAAAATCAGGTGGCTTCCACTTCAAGCTTATCGAAGATAAATGGACCTGCTCAAAGACTGGCATGGAACTGTTTGAAATGGTGAAGCAAGAGTGTGAAAAACACGCGGGCGAAGCGATCGATTGGGCATAA
- a CDS encoding EVE domain-containing protein, with protein MAYWLFKTEPDTFSIDTLRTQKVSCWEGVRNYQARNMMRDQVKLGDLVLIYHSSCKNVGVAGIAKVVREAYPDHFQFDPESDYYDPKSDPDNPRWIMVDVEFVRKTERVIPLSVMKAMPELENMPLVKRGNRLSVMPVTAEEWEAILGREKLPSQR; from the coding sequence ATGGCATATTGGTTATTTAAAACTGAACCAGATACCTTTTCTATTGACACGCTTCGAACCCAAAAGGTTTCATGTTGGGAAGGCGTTCGTAATTATCAGGCGCGTAACATGATGCGTGATCAGGTGAAATTGGGCGATTTGGTTCTGATTTATCATTCTTCGTGTAAAAACGTTGGTGTCGCAGGTATTGCCAAAGTCGTGCGCGAGGCGTATCCAGACCATTTCCAGTTTGATCCCGAAAGCGATTATTACGATCCGAAGTCGGACCCGGACAATCCACGCTGGATCATGGTCGATGTCGAGTTTGTGCGAAAAACTGAGCGCGTGATTCCGTTGTCAGTGATGAAAGCGATGCCAGAGTTGGAGAACATGCCGCTAGTTAAACGTGGAAATCGTTTATCGGTTATGCCAGTGACAGCGGAGGAATGGGAAGCGATTCTTGGCCGAGAGAAGTTACCCAGCCAGCGTTAG
- a CDS encoding tRNA-uridine aminocarboxypropyltransferase, giving the protein MALPCPDCGFQFNCICSLLPNLSSEHSIMLLMHLNELARDTNTGKLLHQCKLNVKQAIWDRKQPPSELIAHLEDSSLYPVLLFPHEHALTLEQVKVQSQQQSRKPLFIILDATWQEARKMINKSRWLEDVPLMELTTQGDSHYQLRRNQQQGSLCTFEIAAQLLGQLGEEDNQQQMQRFFTHYLAAFQAEKSGHALKH; this is encoded by the coding sequence ATGGCACTACCATGCCCTGACTGTGGTTTTCAGTTCAACTGCATTTGCTCACTGCTGCCTAATCTCAGCAGCGAGCACAGCATCATGCTATTGATGCACCTCAATGAACTGGCGCGCGATACCAACACAGGCAAACTGTTGCACCAATGCAAACTTAATGTGAAGCAGGCGATTTGGGATCGCAAGCAGCCACCTAGTGAGTTAATTGCTCACCTTGAAGATTCAAGCCTGTACCCGGTGCTGCTGTTTCCACATGAGCATGCCCTGACACTCGAGCAAGTAAAGGTACAAAGTCAGCAACAGAGCCGAAAACCTTTGTTTATTATTTTGGATGCGACCTGGCAAGAGGCGCGCAAAATGATCAATAAAAGCCGATGGCTGGAGGACGTGCCATTGATGGAGCTGACTACGCAAGGAGACTCGCATTATCAGCTGCGTCGTAACCAACAACAAGGCAGCCTGTGTACGTTTGAAATTGCAGCGCAATTATTAGGGCAATTAGGTGAAGAAGACAACCAGCAGCAGATGCAACGCTTCTTTACGCACTACCTTGCCGCCTTTCAAGCAGAGAAAAGTGGCCATGCGCTTAAGCACTAG
- the dapF gene encoding diaminopimelate epimerase — MHFHFSKMHGLGNDFMVVDCITQNVFFSQDLIRRLADRHTGVGFDQLLVVEAPYDPETDFHYRIFNADGSEVEQCGNGARCFARFVRLKGLTNKYSISVSTKKGKMILNVEDDGEVTVNMGVPEFEPNKIPFKAKQKEKTYIMRAGDKTLFCGAVSMGNPHVVTVVDDVDTADVDTLGPLLESHERFPERVNAGFMQIVDRGHIRLRVYERGAGETQACGSGACGAVAVGILQGLLDENVKVSLPGGELNIAWQGPEKPLFMTGPATHVFDGQLSC; from the coding sequence ATGCATTTCCACTTTTCCAAAATGCACGGTCTGGGTAACGACTTCATGGTCGTCGACTGCATTACCCAGAACGTGTTTTTCTCGCAAGATTTGATCCGTCGCCTGGCGGATCGTCACACTGGTGTTGGTTTTGACCAATTGCTCGTGGTAGAAGCGCCTTATGACCCTGAAACCGACTTCCACTACCGCATCTTTAATGCAGATGGCAGCGAAGTTGAGCAGTGCGGTAACGGTGCGCGTTGTTTTGCGCGTTTTGTGCGTCTCAAAGGGTTGACCAACAAATACAGCATCAGCGTGAGTACCAAGAAAGGAAAGATGATCCTCAACGTCGAAGACGATGGTGAAGTGACGGTCAATATGGGTGTGCCAGAGTTTGAACCGAACAAGATCCCTTTCAAAGCTAAGCAAAAAGAGAAAACCTACATCATGCGCGCAGGTGACAAGACCCTGTTTTGTGGTGCTGTCAGCATGGGCAACCCACATGTTGTGACGGTTGTGGATGATGTCGATACGGCTGATGTCGACACATTAGGTCCGTTGCTGGAATCACATGAGCGTTTCCCTGAACGCGTGAATGCGGGTTTTATGCAGATCGTCGATCGCGGCCATATCCGTTTGCGTGTTTATGAGCGTGGAGCGGGTGAAACTCAGGCGTGCGGCAGTGGTGCCTGTGGCGCGGTTGCTGTGGGTATTCTGCAAGGCTTGCTCGATGAAAATGTCAAAGTGTCGCTACCTGGTGGTGAGTTGAATATTGCTTGGCAAGGTCCTGAGAAGCCGTTATTTATGACTGGCCCAGCGACTCATGTCTTTGATGGACAACTGTCGTGCTAG
- the yigB gene encoding 5-amino-6-(5-phospho-D-ribitylamino)uracil phosphatase YigB — MKFYRRIAPIKAMTFDLDDTLYDNYPVILRMERELLSWLQQTHPAVAHMEKPDWIKVKRKVVLQFPELKSDVTLWRLVQLRQGFIDAGYDEEQAQTAAETGVQVALDWRNRFEVPQQSLDVLTQLGEQVPLVAITNGNVDLDKVGLTPYFKSVLKAGPDGLAKPAGDMFSKAQQVLDLPAENILHVGDHIVTDVHGAKLAGFSACWFNDVNKNIAQFPRARTLPDMEIHSLPPLLSLI, encoded by the coding sequence ATGAAATTTTACCGCCGTATTGCGCCAATTAAGGCGATGACATTTGACCTAGATGACACTCTCTATGACAACTATCCCGTAATATTACGCATGGAGAGAGAGCTTTTGTCGTGGTTGCAACAAACACACCCTGCTGTTGCCCATATGGAAAAGCCTGACTGGATCAAAGTCAAAAGGAAGGTAGTGCTGCAGTTTCCTGAGTTAAAAAGTGATGTGACACTTTGGCGTTTAGTTCAGCTTAGGCAGGGCTTTATAGATGCTGGCTATGATGAAGAGCAGGCGCAAACCGCAGCGGAAACTGGTGTGCAAGTCGCCCTTGATTGGCGTAACCGTTTCGAGGTTCCACAACAGAGCCTTGATGTACTCACACAGCTTGGTGAACAAGTTCCTCTGGTTGCTATCACGAATGGCAACGTTGACTTAGATAAAGTCGGACTGACACCCTATTTTAAAAGTGTGCTGAAAGCGGGACCGGATGGATTAGCCAAACCAGCCGGAGACATGTTTAGCAAAGCGCAACAGGTTTTAGATCTTCCAGCAGAGAATATTTTGCATGTCGGCGACCATATCGTCACGGACGTTCACGGTGCTAAGCTGGCTGGTTTTTCGGCTTGTTGGTTTAATGACGTGAACAAGAATATTGCTCAATTTCCAAGAGCCAGAACCTTGCCTGATATGGAAATTCATAGCTTACCGCCGTTACTCTCACTTATTTGA
- the xerC gene encoding tyrosine recombinase XerC, with the protein MMTTPNTPLPNSLQKPLERFYEFLRSEKGLSLHTQRNYKQQLETMAHHLTEMGLKDWSQVDAGWVRQLAGKGMREGMKASSLATRLSSLRSFFDFLILRGEMSANPAKGVSAPRKQRPLPKNLDVDEVNQLLEVNEDDPLAVRDRAMMELMYGAGLRLAELVSVDVRDVHLRSGELRVIGKGDKERKVPFSGMATEWVGKWLKVRTNLAAPGEPALFVSKLGSRISHRSVQKRMAEWGQKQSVASHISPHKLRHSFATHMLESSNNLRAVQELLGHENISTTQIYTHLDFQHLAQAYDQAHPRARKKSGD; encoded by the coding sequence ATGATGACAACTCCAAACACTCCTCTGCCAAATAGCCTGCAAAAGCCTCTTGAACGCTTCTACGAGTTTCTGCGAAGTGAAAAGGGGCTGAGTTTGCATACCCAGCGCAATTACAAACAGCAGCTGGAAACGATGGCACACCACTTAACCGAAATGGGATTGAAAGACTGGTCTCAGGTTGACGCGGGCTGGGTGCGACAATTGGCAGGTAAAGGTATGCGCGAAGGAATGAAAGCCAGCAGCTTGGCAACGCGTTTATCTTCACTGCGCAGTTTCTTCGATTTTCTTATCCTACGCGGTGAAATGTCGGCGAATCCGGCCAAAGGCGTTTCTGCACCGCGTAAGCAGCGTCCGCTACCAAAAAACCTCGACGTCGATGAAGTTAACCAGTTGCTGGAAGTGAACGAAGACGATCCGTTAGCGGTTCGCGATCGCGCCATGATGGAGTTGATGTACGGTGCGGGTTTACGATTGGCTGAATTGGTCAGTGTCGATGTGCGTGATGTGCATCTGCGCAGTGGTGAACTTCGTGTCATTGGTAAAGGTGATAAAGAGCGTAAAGTCCCGTTCTCTGGCATGGCGACTGAGTGGGTTGGCAAGTGGCTTAAAGTACGTACTAATCTTGCTGCGCCAGGTGAGCCTGCATTGTTTGTTTCTAAGCTGGGTTCGCGTATTTCTCATCGCAGTGTGCAAAAACGTATGGCAGAGTGGGGGCAGAAGCAGTCAGTAGCGAGCCATATTAGCCCACACAAATTGCGCCACTCGTTTGCGACTCATATGCTGGAATCGAGTAACAACTTACGTGCTGTGCAAGAACTGTTAGGTCACGAAAACATTTCGACCACTCAGATCTACACTCATTTGGATTTCCAACATTTGGCGCAAGCCTATGATCAAGCACACCCACGTGCACGTAAAAAGAGCGGAGACTAA
- a CDS encoding alpha/beta fold hydrolase gives MATHHSPTTYTQENLFEQAIGGPIAELWQSRQEGFVKGTEKKKIYWCKLTHPEHKKAVLVVNGRIESSWKYQELFYDFYRQGYDVYSFDHRGQGLSDRLLADSDMGHVYDFADYVEDMDIVIKKHDLGHYEQCFIIAHSMGGAIATRYLQTHPTHHFTGLILSAPMFGINLPWYLSPIALPVTQILSAVSTLPRYAPGHQPYFPKPFEDNPLSQSYDRYHWFRELYSDMPELQVGGPSTRWVWQGLMAAKQCFLLTRQVKIPVLLIQAGKDRIVSNLAQKRFIDKLSKTNPNAELLSVEGAHHEILFEADKYRNQALDAIFRFMKHPESSPPPQN, from the coding sequence ATGGCTACTCACCATTCCCCTACGACTTATACTCAAGAGAACTTATTTGAGCAAGCAATAGGTGGTCCGATCGCTGAACTCTGGCAAAGTCGCCAAGAAGGCTTTGTGAAAGGGACAGAGAAAAAGAAAATCTACTGGTGCAAGCTCACCCACCCTGAACACAAAAAAGCTGTACTGGTCGTCAACGGGCGTATAGAGTCTTCCTGGAAATACCAAGAGCTGTTTTATGATTTCTACCGCCAAGGGTACGACGTTTACTCATTTGACCATCGAGGGCAAGGTTTATCCGATCGGCTGCTTGCAGACTCAGATATGGGTCACGTCTATGACTTTGCCGACTACGTTGAAGATATGGATATTGTGATCAAAAAGCATGATCTCGGCCACTACGAGCAATGTTTTATCATCGCGCATTCCATGGGCGGTGCCATCGCCACTCGGTATCTTCAAACTCACCCAACGCATCATTTTACAGGATTGATTCTAAGCGCACCGATGTTCGGAATTAATCTGCCTTGGTACTTATCTCCGATCGCCCTACCAGTGACACAAATTCTTTCGGCGGTATCGACACTACCACGTTATGCGCCTGGCCATCAGCCGTACTTCCCAAAGCCGTTTGAAGATAATCCCCTCAGCCAGAGTTATGATCGTTATCATTGGTTTCGCGAGCTCTACTCCGACATGCCAGAACTGCAAGTCGGAGGGCCAAGCACCCGTTGGGTATGGCAAGGACTCATGGCGGCCAAACAATGCTTTTTATTAACACGTCAGGTAAAAATACCCGTGTTGCTTATTCAAGCCGGAAAAGATCGCATTGTTAGTAATTTAGCTCAGAAACGTTTCATCGATAAACTGAGTAAAACTAACCCGAATGCCGAGCTGTTATCAGTAGAAGGTGCTCATCATGAAATTTTATTCGAAGCCGATAAATATCGAAATCAAGCTCTGGATGCGATTTTCCGCTTTATGAAACACCCTGAGTCTTCTCCACCCCCACAGAACTAG